One Choloepus didactylus isolate mChoDid1 chromosome 8, mChoDid1.pri, whole genome shotgun sequence DNA window includes the following coding sequences:
- the SLC11A2 gene encoding natural resistance-associated macrophage protein 2 isoform X1 encodes MRKKQLKMEAAPQCELKSYSKNSGTQVSTMVLGPEQKMPDDDASGDPGDNASLGAINPAYSNSSLPQSTEPSEDPFTTYFDEKIPIPEEYSCFSFRKLWAFTGPGFLMSIAYLDPGNIESDLQSGAVAGFKLLWVLLLATIVGLLLQRLAARLGVVTGLHLAEVCHRQYPKVPRIILWLMVELAIIGSDMQEVIGSAIAINLLSMGRVPLWGGVLITIADTFVFLFLDKYGLRKLEAFFGFLITIMAFTFGYEYVTVKPDQGQVLKGMFVPSCSDCQTPQIQQAVGIVGAVIMPHNMYLHSALVKSRQVNRANKREVQEANKYFFIESCIALFVSFIVNVFVVSVFAEAFFEKANDQVVAVCRNSSSPHTHLFPEDNSTLTVDIYKGGVVLGCYFGPAALYIWAVGILAAGQSSTMTGTYSGQFVMEGFLNLKWSRFARVLLTRSIAIIPTLLVAVFQDVEHLTGMNDFLNVLQSLQLPFALIPILTFTSLRPVMSDFANGIGWRIAGGILVLIVCSINMYFVVVYVHDLGHVVLYVVAAVVSVAYLSFVFYLGWQCLIALGMSFLDCGHTYHLGLTAQPELYLLNTVDSDSLVSR; translated from the exons ATGAGGAAGAAGCAGCTTAAGATGGAAGCAGCTCCACAATGTGAGCTAA AATCCTATTCTAAGAACTCAGGCACTCAAGTATCCACCATGGTATTGGGTCCTGAGCAGAAGATGCCAGACG ATGATGCTTCTGGAGACCCTGGGGACAATGCCAGTCTTGGTGCCATCAACCCTGCCTACAGTAACTCCTCTCTTCCACAGTCCACAGAGCCCTCAGAGGATCCCTTCACCACCTACTTTGATGAGAAGATCCCCATTCCTGAGGAG TATTCTTGTTTTAGCTTTCGTAAACTCTGGGCTTTCACGGGACCAGGCTTTCTTATGAGCATTGCCTACTTGGATCCAGGAAACATCGAATCTGATTTGCAGTCTGGAGCAGTGGCTGGATTTAAG ttGCTCTGGGTCCTTTTGCTGGCCACCATCGTGGGGCTCCTTCTCCAGCGCCTTGCAGCTAGACTGGGAGTGGTCACTGGGCTGCATCTGGCTGAAGTGTGTCACCGACAGTATCCCAAG GTCCCACGGATTATACTATGGCTGATGGTGGAGTTAGCCATCATTGGATCTGATATGCAAGAAGTCATTGGCTCAGCAATTGCCATCAATCTCCTGTCTATGGGAAG GGTTCCTCTATGGGGTGGAGTTCTCATCACCATTGCAGATacttttgtatttctctttttggacAAATATG GCTTGCGGAAGCTGGAAGCATTTTTTGGATTTCTCATCACCATTATGGCCTTCACATTTGGATATGAG TATGTTACAGTGAAACCTGACCAGGGCCAGGTGCTCAAGGGCATGTTCGTGCCATCCTGTTCAGACTGTCAAACCCCACAAATCCAGCAGGCTGTGGGCATCGTGGGAGCTGTCATTATGCCACACAACATGTATTTGCATTCTGCCTTAGTCAAG TCTAGGCAAGTTAACCGGGCTAATAAGCGGGAAGTTCAAGAAGCCAATAAGTACTTTTTCATTGAATCCTGCATTgctctctttgtttccttcattGTCAACGTCTTTGTCGTCTCAGTCTTTGCCGAGGCATTTTTTGAGAAGGCCAATGATCAAGTG GTTGCAGTCTGTAGAAACAGCAGCAGTCCCCATACCCACCTCTTTCCTGAGGATAACTCAACACTGACTGTTGACATCTACAAAGGG gGTGTTGTGCTGGGATGTTACTTTGGGCCTGCAGCACTCTACATCTGGGCAGTGGGGATCCTGGCTGCAGGACAGAGCTCTACCATGACAGGAACTTACTCTGGCCAGTTTGTCATGGAG GGATTCCTGAATCTAAAATGGTCACGCTTTGCCCGAGTGCTTCTTACTCGCTCAATTGCCATCATCCCCACTTTACTTGTTGCTGTCTTTCAAGACGTAGAGCATCTGACAGGGATGAATGATTTCCTAAATGTGCTGCAGAGCTTACAG CTTCCCTTTGCTCTCATACCCATCCTCACATTTACTAGCTTGCGGCCGGTAATGAGTGACTTTGCCAATGGAAt AGGCTGGAGGATTGCAGGCGGGATCTTGGTCCTTATCGTCTGTTCCATCAACATGTACTTTGTAGTGGTTTATGTCCACGATCTAGGGCATGTGGTGTTGTATGTGGTGGCAGCTGTGGTCAGCGTGGCTTATCTGAGCTTTGTTTTCTACTTG GGTTGGCAGTGTTTGATTGCACTGGGCATGTCTTTCCTGGACTGTGGGCACACG TACCATCTTGGATTGACAGCTCAGCCTGAACTCTACCTTCTGAACACCGTGGATTCTGATTCACTTGTATCTAGATGA
- the SLC11A2 gene encoding natural resistance-associated macrophage protein 2 isoform X2: MVLGPEQKMPDDDASGDPGDNASLGAINPAYSNSSLPQSTEPSEDPFTTYFDEKIPIPEEYSCFSFRKLWAFTGPGFLMSIAYLDPGNIESDLQSGAVAGFKLLWVLLLATIVGLLLQRLAARLGVVTGLHLAEVCHRQYPKVPRIILWLMVELAIIGSDMQEVIGSAIAINLLSMGRVPLWGGVLITIADTFVFLFLDKYGLRKLEAFFGFLITIMAFTFGYEYVTVKPDQGQVLKGMFVPSCSDCQTPQIQQAVGIVGAVIMPHNMYLHSALVKSRQVNRANKREVQEANKYFFIESCIALFVSFIVNVFVVSVFAEAFFEKANDQVVAVCRNSSSPHTHLFPEDNSTLTVDIYKGGVVLGCYFGPAALYIWAVGILAAGQSSTMTGTYSGQFVMEGFLNLKWSRFARVLLTRSIAIIPTLLVAVFQDVEHLTGMNDFLNVLQSLQLPFALIPILTFTSLRPVMSDFANGIGWRIAGGILVLIVCSINMYFVVVYVHDLGHVVLYVVAAVVSVAYLSFVFYLGWQCLIALGMSFLDCGHTYHLGLTAQPELYLLNTVDSDSLVSR, translated from the exons ATGGTATTGGGTCCTGAGCAGAAGATGCCAGACG ATGATGCTTCTGGAGACCCTGGGGACAATGCCAGTCTTGGTGCCATCAACCCTGCCTACAGTAACTCCTCTCTTCCACAGTCCACAGAGCCCTCAGAGGATCCCTTCACCACCTACTTTGATGAGAAGATCCCCATTCCTGAGGAG TATTCTTGTTTTAGCTTTCGTAAACTCTGGGCTTTCACGGGACCAGGCTTTCTTATGAGCATTGCCTACTTGGATCCAGGAAACATCGAATCTGATTTGCAGTCTGGAGCAGTGGCTGGATTTAAG ttGCTCTGGGTCCTTTTGCTGGCCACCATCGTGGGGCTCCTTCTCCAGCGCCTTGCAGCTAGACTGGGAGTGGTCACTGGGCTGCATCTGGCTGAAGTGTGTCACCGACAGTATCCCAAG GTCCCACGGATTATACTATGGCTGATGGTGGAGTTAGCCATCATTGGATCTGATATGCAAGAAGTCATTGGCTCAGCAATTGCCATCAATCTCCTGTCTATGGGAAG GGTTCCTCTATGGGGTGGAGTTCTCATCACCATTGCAGATacttttgtatttctctttttggacAAATATG GCTTGCGGAAGCTGGAAGCATTTTTTGGATTTCTCATCACCATTATGGCCTTCACATTTGGATATGAG TATGTTACAGTGAAACCTGACCAGGGCCAGGTGCTCAAGGGCATGTTCGTGCCATCCTGTTCAGACTGTCAAACCCCACAAATCCAGCAGGCTGTGGGCATCGTGGGAGCTGTCATTATGCCACACAACATGTATTTGCATTCTGCCTTAGTCAAG TCTAGGCAAGTTAACCGGGCTAATAAGCGGGAAGTTCAAGAAGCCAATAAGTACTTTTTCATTGAATCCTGCATTgctctctttgtttccttcattGTCAACGTCTTTGTCGTCTCAGTCTTTGCCGAGGCATTTTTTGAGAAGGCCAATGATCAAGTG GTTGCAGTCTGTAGAAACAGCAGCAGTCCCCATACCCACCTCTTTCCTGAGGATAACTCAACACTGACTGTTGACATCTACAAAGGG gGTGTTGTGCTGGGATGTTACTTTGGGCCTGCAGCACTCTACATCTGGGCAGTGGGGATCCTGGCTGCAGGACAGAGCTCTACCATGACAGGAACTTACTCTGGCCAGTTTGTCATGGAG GGATTCCTGAATCTAAAATGGTCACGCTTTGCCCGAGTGCTTCTTACTCGCTCAATTGCCATCATCCCCACTTTACTTGTTGCTGTCTTTCAAGACGTAGAGCATCTGACAGGGATGAATGATTTCCTAAATGTGCTGCAGAGCTTACAG CTTCCCTTTGCTCTCATACCCATCCTCACATTTACTAGCTTGCGGCCGGTAATGAGTGACTTTGCCAATGGAAt AGGCTGGAGGATTGCAGGCGGGATCTTGGTCCTTATCGTCTGTTCCATCAACATGTACTTTGTAGTGGTTTATGTCCACGATCTAGGGCATGTGGTGTTGTATGTGGTGGCAGCTGTGGTCAGCGTGGCTTATCTGAGCTTTGTTTTCTACTTG GGTTGGCAGTGTTTGATTGCACTGGGCATGTCTTTCCTGGACTGTGGGCACACG TACCATCTTGGATTGACAGCTCAGCCTGAACTCTACCTTCTGAACACCGTGGATTCTGATTCACTTGTATCTAGATGA